The stretch of DNA TAGCTCTCGGTGTTGCCGGGGTGCCCTTGAATCACAACCGAGCCAAGCTGGTAGTAGGCCCAAATTCCTCCAGTGCGCCGGCATAAAGAGCAGTTGCAACTGCTCGCCATCTCCGGCGCTGCCGGCAAAGTAAGGCGAACGGCGCCGCAGTGGCATGAGCCCTGTAGCGGTGATGAAGGTCGTTTGTTGCTCACGGCAGTGCTCCCTTGGTTATTGGTCGCCTGGATTCAGCAGGGCTTTTGCCTAGTACGGTGGCCCTTTTGGCATCGGGGCCTGGCTTGTGTCGCTGGAGTTTAGCCAAGGGTGAGATATCGCCATGTCTTAGGTAACTGGGGATTGTTACGCTGGCAGGGCCTTATTCGCCAATGCGTATACCGGCGCCCGGGTGCCCAGCTTAGCCCTCATATCCTAGGGGCTTTTTAGCGGCTGCCAGAGTAATACTTCATCTGTTGCAGCCATCCAGACCAGCTCAGCCCATTGCTACCCAGTGCAGACTCCAGTTTTTGCCCTTCAAGGGACATGGCCCTGATTGTTCTGGCACTCACGCCAAATGCCTTACGAAAAGCCCGGCTAAAGCTGGCCGTGTGGGAAAAGCCGTTGCACTGCGCTATTTCAGCAATGCTGGCACCAGCCATCTCAGGGCGGGTCAACATATCCTTTATTTTATAAAGCCGCCGCAACTGGATGAACTTTGAAACGCCTCCATCCACTTGGAATAGATAGTGCAGCTTTCTAAGGGAAATGCCGAAGTGCTTTGATAGGTACTCTGGTGTCAGGTCAGCATTGTTCAGCTTGTTATCGATGAAAACCACAATGGTTGACCTGATACTGGTATGGATGGCAGGGCGGGTTTGCTCAGTTCCACAGCCATTCATTGCTGCTGCTATCAGGGATACGGTGATCGGCTCTAAATTGTCCACGTCGCGCTGCTTTATACCGACAGCCGTATTTGCCAATGTAGCCAAATGGCTCCTAAGGATCCTTACCAGCGGCTCGTCGCGATGCACAATGCGCATATGCTGATCATTGGGGAAGCTGAGCTTGGATGCCAGAATTGCTCTGGGTAGTACGATATCAATACTGCTGTGCTTTGTGACTTCAGCAGAAAGGGGCTGACTGAGATCGGTGATGATCAAATCACCTGGTTGGCTTTCTGTATTAAAGCGATCTATGCGGTTTCGGCAGCACCCTGTTTCATAGAAGCTTAAAAAATAATGGTCTAGTCCATCCTGGCCTATTTTTCTTAATGAGCGGCTAAATAATTGTGGGCCGATATCAATTTTGGAGAGCGACAGCCGCCCCAGCATATAAGCGTCAATCTGACTGAATGCACCTTCCCCTTCGGGGTCACGTAGTTGGGTATCTAATAATCCGGATACCCTTTCCTGCCAGAACTCTACAGCCGCCTTGCGGGGCATGCCGTAAGTGCTGACAAAAGAGCGCGGGATCTCACTGTCGTGGCTCACATCTCCATGCATAGTCATCTCTGACCACCTCAAACAATCGATTAATAATAGTGTTTACTGACGATAGTGGCGTTAGGGCCTGCGGCCTATCCAGCCTCTATCCTGGCTGTTAGTGGCCTTGAATCACAGGGTTACAACTTATTCAGTGCCGAAGTTTGGGGTGGGCCCAAGGTTAGCTGCGGTGCTTTGTCTATCTTCATCAACACCAAGTGGCCCAGCTAAGTGCAGCCGGTATTGTTTCTAAGCCCGCTCATGCTCGCGTTCCAAGGCTCAATACTCAGTGAGGGCAGGGCGGCGTGGTCCCGTAATGCCTAAGTATTGCACTCAGAGTCAAACCAAAAGCACGCACAGTTAAATGAAATCCAGGTGCGGTTAAATAGCACTTAAAAAGTAAAGCCACTGGTTATAGTGAATGGGCAAAGCGATTACGCTTCATGCAAAAACAATTTGGAAAATCACTAGGACAAGGAGTGGCTATGAAAGGCACAGCAAGGGTTTCTTGGGGCGGCTTAGGGGTTAGCGTCGTACAGGCGGACGTAACACTCGAAAATGGCTTGAGGTTCTTCATGACCAGCACCCTGGTTGGAGTAACCTTTGGCGGGGAGGGGAACATCATCGCCACAGATCTGGATTTCAATCCAGATAAAATCGAAGATGGTAAGCACTACTTCACTACTTTGGATGCTGTAGCGTTGTTCGTTGGCGCGACAGCAATTGTCTATAAAGAAGACATCTTTGCTAAAGACAACGTCGGCCATATCGTCTTTGCCGGTGTGGGTCTTGGCTTTAGCAAGGCCATAGGCGACTCAGAGGCCAAAATAAA from Gallaecimonas xiamenensis 3-C-1 encodes:
- a CDS encoding helix-turn-helix domain-containing protein; amino-acid sequence: MSHDSEIPRSFVSTYGMPRKAAVEFWQERVSGLLDTQLRDPEGEGAFSQIDAYMLGRLSLSKIDIGPQLFSRSLRKIGQDGLDHYFLSFYETGCCRNRIDRFNTESQPGDLIITDLSQPLSAEVTKHSSIDIVLPRAILASKLSFPNDQHMRIVHRDEPLVRILRSHLATLANTAVGIKQRDVDNLEPITVSLIAAAMNGCGTEQTRPAIHTSIRSTIVVFIDNKLNNADLTPEYLSKHFGISLRKLHYLFQVDGGVSKFIQLRRLYKIKDMLTRPEMAGASIAEIAQCNGFSHTASFSRAFRKAFGVSARTIRAMSLEGQKLESALGSNGLSWSGWLQQMKYYSGSR